A stretch of the Massilia varians genome encodes the following:
- a CDS encoding hybrid sensor histidine kinase/response regulator, with translation MTGTTSSIVRRPLRAYLLWLVLATLLPGLIGASILFVHQYRKAQAQIDKNTLQTVRALVHSTDNKLREARSIAQTLSTIDALEAEDFARTHHQAREALALAGGRMNAVLRDRSGQQLINTAVDYGTPLPRHPTPGIEQVFASSRPAVSDVFQGELRKGALASVDVPVRVRGQLRYVLSIGLGPEEFDSLLGPASVPEGAVASLFDRKGTIFNRNLNRDTSIGQPVNPLLRSAAARQPEGTIASISREGVPLVSTFAHSSLSGWGVVIGVPRETLRAELLGQLALMAGVAAALFAIGLCLAWLIGGRLARSVQALTGRAQALGKGHTLPPLEDVHVREASEVAAAMADAAALLSERSRQLSAKESALRETHMLARFGTWQWQLGSEEIEVSDSVSHIFGRPMPPFAQQRGTVLSEASWLQVQRLTGELVRQGGSGKLQLHAVHADGHRIWLDYRCESVHGPDGRVTALRGSMQDISERVRAEEALRQADQRKNEFLAMLAHELRNPLAPISSGAQLLGQDSLDPARVKQISAIIARQARHMAGLVDDLLDVSRVTRGLVVLSKERVDINAVVQDAAEQVQALVHGKEHRLEVQLLPQPCFVLGDRKRLVQVVGNLLHNAAKFTERGGRIAVAVSCAGAQGAENVLVEVRDNGIGMLPTELERAFDMFVQGERTPDRSLGGLGIGLALVRSLVALHGGSVHVASGGHGMGSSFTVRLPRCQERAGDTTSAGSAAAPGARLRVLVVDDNVDAAQMLSLYVSAQGHEVRVEHDSLEALAQAASFAPELCLLDIGLPEMDGYELARRLRRHPATAHATLVAVTGYGQDQDRRNSAQAGFQHHLVKPVDMAALEKILAGAAAESS, from the coding sequence GTGACCGGCACCACCTCCTCCATCGTCCGCAGGCCCCTGCGCGCCTACCTGCTCTGGCTGGTGCTGGCCACCCTGCTGCCCGGCCTCATCGGTGCATCGATCCTGTTCGTCCACCAGTATCGGAAGGCGCAAGCCCAGATCGACAAGAACACGCTGCAGACGGTGCGCGCGCTGGTGCACAGCACCGACAACAAGCTGCGCGAGGCGCGCTCGATCGCCCAGACCCTGTCCACCATCGACGCCCTCGAAGCCGAGGATTTCGCCCGCACCCATCACCAGGCGCGCGAAGCGCTGGCGCTGGCCGGCGGACGCATGAACGCGGTGCTGCGCGACCGCAGCGGCCAGCAGCTGATCAATACCGCGGTCGACTACGGCACCCCGCTGCCGCGCCATCCCACCCCTGGCATCGAGCAGGTCTTCGCCAGCAGCCGGCCGGCGGTGTCGGACGTGTTCCAGGGCGAACTGCGCAAGGGCGCGCTGGCCAGCGTCGACGTGCCGGTGCGCGTGCGCGGCCAGCTGCGCTACGTGCTGAGCATCGGCCTGGGCCCGGAAGAATTCGACAGCCTGCTGGGCCCGGCCTCGGTGCCGGAAGGCGCAGTCGCCTCGCTGTTCGACCGCAAGGGCACCATCTTCAACCGCAACCTCAACCGCGACACGTCGATCGGCCAGCCGGTCAATCCCCTGTTGCGCAGCGCCGCGGCGCGCCAGCCGGAAGGCACGATCGCTTCGATCTCGCGTGAAGGCGTGCCCCTGGTGAGCACTTTCGCCCATTCCTCCCTGAGCGGCTGGGGCGTGGTCATCGGCGTTCCGCGCGAGACCCTGCGCGCCGAGCTGCTGGGGCAGCTCGCCCTGATGGCGGGCGTCGCCGCGGCCCTGTTCGCGATCGGCCTGTGCCTGGCATGGCTGATCGGCGGCCGCCTGGCGCGCTCGGTGCAGGCCCTCACGGGCCGGGCGCAGGCGCTTGGCAAGGGCCACACGCTGCCGCCCCTGGAGGACGTGCACGTGCGCGAGGCGTCCGAAGTGGCAGCCGCCATGGCCGATGCCGCCGCGCTGCTGTCGGAGCGCTCGCGCCAGCTGTCGGCCAAGGAATCGGCACTGCGCGAAACCCATATGCTGGCGCGCTTCGGCACCTGGCAGTGGCAGCTCGGCAGCGAAGAGATCGAAGTCTCCGATTCGGTGTCCCACATCTTCGGGCGTCCGATGCCGCCTTTCGCGCAGCAGCGCGGCACCGTGCTGAGCGAAGCGTCGTGGCTGCAGGTGCAGCGCCTCACGGGAGAACTGGTGCGCCAGGGCGGCAGCGGCAAGCTGCAGCTGCACGCGGTCCACGCCGACGGCCACCGCATCTGGCTCGACTACCGCTGCGAGAGCGTGCACGGGCCGGACGGCCGGGTGACGGCGCTGCGCGGCAGCATGCAGGACATTTCCGAACGCGTGCGCGCGGAGGAAGCCCTGCGCCAGGCCGACCAGCGCAAGAACGAATTCCTGGCGATGCTGGCGCACGAGCTGCGCAACCCGCTGGCGCCGATCTCCTCGGGCGCCCAGCTGCTCGGCCAGGACAGCCTCGATCCGGCGCGGGTCAAGCAGATCAGCGCCATCATCGCGCGCCAGGCGCGCCACATGGCCGGCCTGGTGGACGACCTGCTGGACGTCTCGCGCGTCACGCGCGGCCTGGTGGTCCTGAGCAAGGAGCGCGTCGACATCAATGCGGTCGTGCAGGACGCCGCCGAACAGGTGCAGGCGCTGGTGCACGGCAAGGAGCACCGCCTGGAGGTGCAGCTGCTGCCCCAGCCCTGCTTCGTGCTGGGCGACCGCAAGCGCCTGGTGCAGGTGGTGGGCAACCTGCTGCACAACGCGGCCAAGTTCACCGAGCGCGGCGGCCGCATCGCGGTCGCGGTCAGCTGCGCCGGCGCTCAGGGTGCCGAGAACGTGCTGGTGGAGGTGCGCGACAACGGCATCGGCATGCTGCCCACTGAACTGGAACGCGCCTTCGACATGTTCGTGCAGGGCGAGCGCACGCCCGACCGGTCGCTCGGCGGCTTGGGGATAGGCCTGGCGCTGGTGCGCAGCCTGGTCGCGCTGCATGGCGGCAGCGTCCATGTGGCGAGCGGCGGCCACGGCATGGGAAGCAGCTTCACGGTGCGCCTGCCGCGCTGCCAGGAACGCGCCGGCGACACGACCAGCGCCGGCAGCGCCGCGGCGCCGGGGGCGCGCCTGAGGGTGCTGGTGGTGGACGACAACGTCGACGCGGCCCAGATGCTGTCGCTGTACGTGAGCGCGCAGGGCCACGAGGTGCGGGTGGAACACGACTCGCTCGAGGCGCTGGCGCAGGCCGCCAGCTTCGCGCCCGAGCTCTGCCTGCTCGACATCGGGCTGCCCGAGATGGACGGCTACGAGCTGGCGCGCCGCCTGCGCCGCCACCCGGCCACCGCCCACGCCACCCTGGTGGCGGTGACCGGCTACGGCCAGGACCAGGACCGGCGCAACAGCGCGCAAGCCGGCTTCCAGCACCACCTGGTCAAGCCGGTGGACATGGCGGCGCTGGAGAAGATCCTCGCGGGCGCGGCGGCCGAGTCGTCCTGA
- a CDS encoding putative quinol monooxygenase, protein MTITRRTAATALVALAALPLATKARNRPDKKEAAPMYGLIGKMRAQPGQRDALIAILLEGTGAMPGCLSYGIAKDKLDADALWITETWVDQDSHKASLSLPAVQAAIAKGRPLIAGFGERFETEPVGGHATMSKKTV, encoded by the coding sequence ATGACCATCACCCGCCGCACCGCCGCTACCGCACTGGTCGCCCTGGCCGCCCTGCCCCTCGCCACCAAGGCCCGGAACCGGCCTGACAAGAAGGAAGCCGCCCCCATGTACGGATTGATCGGAAAAATGCGCGCCCAGCCGGGCCAGCGCGACGCCCTCATCGCCATCCTGCTGGAAGGCACGGGCGCCATGCCCGGCTGCCTCAGCTACGGCATCGCCAAGGACAAACTGGATGCCGACGCGCTGTGGATCACCGAGACCTGGGTCGACCAGGACAGCCACAAGGCCTCGCTGTCGCTGCCCGCGGTGCAGGCGGCGATCGCCAAGGGGCGTCCGCTGATCGCCGGCTTCGGCGAGCGCTTCGAGACCGAGCCGGTCGGCGGCCACGCCACGATGTCCAAAAAAACGGTGTAG
- a CDS encoding chemotaxis protein CheW, giving the protein MDIHETNQDKEVLSFRLAKEEYAISILKVQEIRGYEAPTMLPGAPACIKGIMNLRGAIVPIVDMRILFNLGEPTYDQFTVVIVLNIKNHVIGMVVDSVSDVVTLTEEQMRPAPEMGASADGDTIIGLGTVGERMLIVLDIDKLMSSEQLGLIADVQKAA; this is encoded by the coding sequence ATGGATATCCACGAGACCAACCAAGACAAGGAAGTATTGTCCTTTCGCCTGGCGAAGGAAGAGTACGCGATCAGCATCCTGAAAGTGCAGGAGATCCGCGGCTACGAAGCGCCGACCATGCTGCCGGGCGCGCCGGCCTGCATCAAGGGCATCATGAACCTGCGCGGCGCGATCGTCCCGATCGTCGACATGCGCATCCTGTTCAATCTGGGAGAGCCGACCTATGACCAGTTCACCGTCGTCATCGTCCTGAACATCAAGAACCACGTGATCGGTATGGTGGTCGACAGCGTGTCGGACGTGGTCACCCTGACGGAGGAGCAGATGCGCCCGGCGCCCGAGATGGGCGCCAGTGCGGACGGTGACACCATCATCGGCCTGGGCACGGTCGGCGAGCGCATGCTGATCGTGCTGGACATCGACAAGCTGATGAGCTCCGAGCAGCTCGGCCTGATCGCCGACGTGCAGAAAGCCGCATAA
- a CDS encoding sensor histidine kinase, producing MSAKLTGHLSPDDPDLSPVTRAMLALRGPIIDAWLVEVHAAVPQARELAPPIAENTLPAYFDTLAALLTPKRSARLLTDLGALASEHGGERARMTSYDATAVIHEMQIFRNVLFRELERHGVLLDDGQRATLFAHIDATIRESANAFTVVQAALREQFVAAMAHDLRTPLSTAQMAAEMINHTSQDPNARRFADKIVASTQRIDGMTRELLDRIAFCKTGKVRLQIDRVDLAGLVREVAQSAEAFHPIALAIDAEPLEGWWCADAIRRAVENLVNNAIKYGDRIAPIRVTVASTATRVQLMVHNQGPPIALEDSESIFQLYRRAGRQGLAEGNDEGWGVGLPYVRRVAEAHGGSVMMSSSLEEGTAFVIDIPLDARPFAGAPTAA from the coding sequence ATGAGCGCCAAGCTGACCGGACATCTGTCCCCGGACGATCCCGATTTGTCGCCCGTGACGCGGGCGATGCTGGCGCTGCGCGGCCCCATCATCGATGCCTGGTTGGTGGAAGTGCACGCCGCGGTGCCGCAGGCGCGGGAACTGGCGCCTCCGATCGCCGAGAACACGCTGCCGGCCTATTTCGACACCCTGGCGGCGCTGCTCACCCCGAAGCGTTCGGCGCGCCTGCTTACCGACCTCGGCGCGCTGGCCAGCGAGCATGGCGGGGAGCGGGCGCGCATGACGAGCTACGACGCCACCGCCGTCATCCACGAGATGCAGATCTTCCGCAACGTCCTGTTCCGCGAGCTGGAGCGCCACGGCGTGCTGCTGGACGACGGACAGCGCGCCACGCTGTTCGCCCACATCGACGCCACCATCCGCGAGAGCGCGAACGCCTTCACGGTGGTGCAGGCGGCCCTGCGCGAGCAGTTCGTCGCCGCGATGGCGCACGACCTGCGCACGCCCCTGTCCACGGCCCAGATGGCGGCCGAGATGATCAACCATACCTCGCAGGATCCGAACGCGCGCCGCTTCGCCGACAAGATCGTGGCCAGCACCCAGCGCATCGACGGCATGACGCGCGAGCTGCTCGACCGCATCGCCTTCTGCAAGACCGGCAAGGTGAGGCTGCAGATCGACCGGGTCGACCTGGCGGGGCTGGTGCGCGAGGTGGCGCAGTCGGCCGAGGCCTTCCATCCGATCGCGCTGGCGATCGATGCCGAGCCGCTCGAAGGCTGGTGGTGTGCGGATGCGATCCGGCGCGCGGTCGAGAACCTGGTCAACAACGCGATCAAGTACGGCGACCGGATTGCGCCGATCCGGGTGACGGTCGCGAGCACGGCGACACGGGTGCAGTTGATGGTGCATAACCAGGGGCCGCCGATCGCGCTGGAAGACAGCGAGAGCATCTTCCAGCTCTACCGCCGCGCCGGCAGGCAGGGCCTGGCGGAGGGAAATGACGAAGGCTGGGGCGTGGGCCTGCCCTACGTGCGGCGGGTGGCCGAAGCCCATGGCGGCAGCGTGATGATGTCCAGTTCCCTCGAAGAGGGCACCGCCTTCGTGATCGACATCCCGCTTGACGCGCGGCCCTTCGCGGGCGCGCCCACCGCCGCCTGA
- a CDS encoding ISL3 family transposase has product MSSVPFWEGHIVDTVQEQEDGSLLIVLDTCPARDAVCGACHQPCALVHERRRRKVRDRDVLDKRVWLDVPVRRLDCHHCNARVAEHIVWLDRRARITHRVRLWVEALAQLLPIAHIARLTGLHWHTIKEIDHRRLKQLHGDFSAVGVRRLVMDEFALHKGHRYATVAMDAERMRVLWVGEGNSREAIRPFFELLGEQGCQRIEAVAMDMNTAMDLEVRQQCPNAEVVYDLFHVVARFGREVVDRVRVDQANTLRAEPKARQVIKRSRWLLLRNRDNLKAEQAVKLEELLAANQPLATVYLLKTELKEIWYAPSVREGARRWKAWLKLALESHITPLIQFAKRLAKYRRGILASAIYPMNSSILEGVNNRIKVIKRMAYGFRDASYFFLKIKDAFPGKTR; this is encoded by the coding sequence ATGTCGTCTGTCCCGTTTTGGGAAGGCCATATTGTCGACACCGTCCAAGAACAAGAAGACGGATCACTGTTAATCGTTCTCGATACCTGCCCGGCAAGGGATGCTGTGTGCGGAGCGTGCCACCAGCCTTGCGCCCTGGTGCATGAGCGCCGAAGGCGTAAGGTGCGCGATCGCGACGTTCTGGACAAGCGCGTCTGGCTCGATGTGCCGGTACGGCGGCTGGACTGCCATCACTGCAATGCACGAGTGGCCGAGCACATTGTTTGGCTCGACCGCCGGGCGCGCATCACGCACCGCGTGCGTCTGTGGGTCGAGGCGCTGGCGCAGTTGCTGCCCATAGCCCATATAGCCCGGTTGACCGGGCTGCACTGGCATACCATCAAAGAGATTGATCATCGGCGACTAAAGCAGCTGCACGGCGACTTCTCGGCGGTGGGCGTACGCCGCTTGGTCATGGACGAATTTGCCCTGCACAAGGGCCATCGCTACGCTACCGTGGCCATGGATGCCGAGCGTATGCGCGTCTTGTGGGTTGGGGAAGGCAACAGCCGGGAAGCGATCCGGCCATTCTTTGAGCTGCTGGGCGAGCAAGGCTGCCAGCGAATCGAGGCGGTGGCCATGGATATGAACACGGCCATGGACCTTGAAGTGCGTCAGCAATGTCCAAACGCGGAGGTGGTCTACGATTTGTTTCATGTCGTGGCCCGCTTCGGCCGCGAAGTCGTCGACCGGGTGCGCGTCGATCAAGCCAATACGTTACGGGCCGAACCAAAAGCGCGCCAGGTCATCAAGCGTAGCCGCTGGCTGTTACTACGCAACCGCGACAACCTCAAGGCCGAACAGGCCGTCAAGCTCGAAGAACTGCTCGCCGCCAATCAGCCGCTGGCAACGGTCTACCTGCTCAAGACCGAATTGAAAGAGATCTGGTATGCGCCATCGGTCCGGGAAGGTGCTCGTCGATGGAAGGCTTGGCTCAAACTCGCCTTGGAAAGCCATATCACACCGCTGATCCAGTTTGCCAAACGGCTGGCCAAGTACCGGCGCGGCATTCTGGCTTCGGCCATCTATCCGATGAACTCATCGATCCTGGAAGGCGTCAACAACCGCATCAAAGTCATCAAGCGCATGGCCTACGGATTTCGGGATGCATCCTACTTCTTCCTGAAAATCAAGGATGCGTTTCCCGGCAAAACGCGATGA